One genomic window of Halorubrum hochsteinianum includes the following:
- a CDS encoding rubrerythrin-like domain-containing protein: MRPETDHVEEEVYECFECGRRTDSPGQCECGGELRHLGRSRDL; this comes from the coding sequence ATGCGACCAGAGACCGACCACGTCGAAGAAGAAGTGTACGAGTGTTTCGAATGCGGGCGGCGGACGGACTCGCCCGGCCAGTGCGAGTGCGGGGGCGAACTGCGACACCTCGGCCGCTCTCGGGACCTGTGA
- a CDS encoding class I SAM-dependent methyltransferase, whose amino-acid sequence MSVPCVAVARERGETVRSRLADADALDGDHQIAVDGDTIYIPVAGRERVPADLADRVVERDAAARNRPTSPAEILGYEPSLERLGDIVIIDEDDDERAREIADAVMAADLPCDTVLNRASPIEGELRVRQWDVLAGNGTETVHREYGHEFLLDVAAVYFSPRLATERHRVVEQVDEGESAIDMFAGVGPYAVPMAARGADVVARDLNERAVEYLRENAARNGVADRITATAGDVREIADEYADTADRLVMNLPHSADEFVDTAVALAGDDCVVHYYDIQHEDDPFGPGRRAIEAAAGDEYAVAVETERVVRSYAPHEHNVCLDVRLTRTDD is encoded by the coding sequence ATGAGCGTCCCCTGCGTCGCCGTCGCCCGCGAGCGCGGCGAGACCGTCCGGAGCCGCCTCGCCGACGCCGACGCCCTCGACGGCGACCACCAGATCGCCGTCGACGGCGACACGATCTACATCCCCGTCGCGGGCCGCGAGCGGGTGCCCGCCGACCTCGCGGACCGGGTCGTCGAGCGCGACGCGGCGGCGCGGAACCGGCCGACGTCGCCGGCAGAGATCCTCGGCTACGAGCCCTCGCTGGAGCGCCTCGGCGACATCGTCATAATCGACGAGGACGACGACGAGCGGGCCCGCGAGATCGCCGACGCCGTGATGGCGGCCGACCTCCCCTGCGACACCGTCCTCAACCGCGCCTCGCCGATCGAGGGCGAACTGCGCGTCCGTCAGTGGGACGTGCTGGCCGGCAATGGCACCGAGACGGTCCACCGCGAGTACGGCCACGAGTTCCTGCTGGACGTCGCCGCGGTGTACTTCTCGCCGCGGCTCGCGACCGAGCGACACCGCGTGGTCGAACAGGTCGACGAGGGCGAGTCCGCGATCGACATGTTCGCCGGCGTGGGGCCGTACGCGGTCCCGATGGCGGCCCGCGGCGCGGACGTGGTCGCCCGCGACCTCAACGAGCGCGCGGTCGAGTACCTCCGCGAGAACGCAGCGCGGAACGGGGTTGCCGACCGCATCACCGCGACGGCGGGCGACGTGCGCGAGATCGCGGACGAGTACGCCGACACCGCCGACCGGCTGGTGATGAACCTCCCGCACTCCGCGGACGAGTTCGTCGACACCGCGGTCGCGCTCGCCGGCGACGACTGCGTGGTCCACTACTACGACATCCAGCACGAGGACGACCCGTTCGGCCCGGGTCGCCGCGCGATCGAGGCCGCCGCGGGCGACGAGTACGCGGTTGCCGTCGAGACCGAACGCGTCGTCCGGTCGTACGCCCCCCACGAGCACAACGTCTGTCTCGACGTCCGACTGACGCGGACCGACGACTGA
- a CDS encoding ATP-binding cassette domain-containing protein, giving the protein MSADRPEDGEGSRPTDDPGSPSADDPTSPPAEGPAVDPESVPDTSLSFGDDPLLSLSDVAVSFGDVDVVSGVDLRVEAGSLVGLVGPNGAGKTTVLRAATGAVEPDAGTVRVGGDPAASLSAREVGRRVASVPQATNLAFDLRVRHVVEMGRTPHLGRFDAHGVEDDAAVNAAMAAADVERFADRSITAVSGGERQRVLLARALAQAAPLLLLDEPTASLDVNHAVETLELVRSFVDEGARGAIAAIHDLDAAARYCDEVVVLANGGVQAAGPPESVLSASTVGSAFDAEAFVGRNPATGTPAVTAFPRSEVEPRRVHVVGTGRPAARVVARLAAAGHEPSVGVVPEGDAAAGAAADAGATAVTAPPFEGPTEEAVATARDLAADAEATLAVGSEGAADGPGPNGDAEATLAVGPNAEVAAAANRLVRVPADVDDAALLDAVAAAFEE; this is encoded by the coding sequence GTGAGCGCCGACCGCCCCGAGGACGGCGAGGGTTCGCGGCCCACAGACGATCCCGGATCGCCGTCCGCAGACGATCCCACATCTCCGCCCGCGGAGGGACCCGCCGTCGACCCCGAGTCTGTCCCCGACACGTCGCTCTCGTTCGGCGACGATCCCCTCCTGTCGCTCTCGGACGTGGCCGTCTCCTTCGGCGACGTCGACGTGGTCTCGGGCGTCGACCTCCGGGTCGAGGCCGGCTCGCTCGTCGGCCTCGTCGGTCCGAACGGTGCCGGCAAGACCACGGTGTTGCGCGCGGCGACCGGCGCGGTCGAGCCGGACGCGGGGACGGTCCGAGTCGGCGGCGACCCGGCCGCGTCGCTGTCGGCCCGCGAGGTCGGCCGCCGGGTCGCGAGCGTCCCGCAGGCGACGAACCTCGCGTTCGACCTCCGCGTGCGCCACGTCGTCGAGATGGGTCGGACGCCCCATCTCGGCCGGTTCGACGCCCACGGCGTCGAGGACGACGCCGCGGTGAACGCCGCGATGGCGGCCGCGGACGTCGAGCGCTTCGCCGACCGGTCGATCACGGCGGTCTCCGGCGGCGAGCGCCAGCGCGTGCTGCTCGCGCGGGCGCTGGCGCAGGCGGCCCCGCTCCTCCTCTTGGACGAGCCGACCGCCAGCCTCGACGTGAACCACGCGGTCGAGACCCTGGAGCTGGTGCGCTCGTTCGTCGACGAGGGCGCGCGCGGGGCGATCGCCGCGATCCACGACCTCGACGCCGCCGCGCGCTACTGCGACGAGGTCGTCGTCCTCGCGAACGGGGGCGTTCAGGCCGCCGGGCCGCCCGAGTCCGTGCTGTCCGCCTCGACGGTCGGCTCCGCCTTCGACGCGGAGGCGTTTGTCGGGCGCAACCCCGCGACGGGAACGCCCGCGGTCACGGCGTTTCCCCGGAGCGAGGTCGAACCGCGGCGGGTCCACGTGGTCGGCACGGGCCGGCCGGCGGCCCGCGTCGTCGCCCGGCTGGCCGCCGCGGGCCACGAGCCGTCCGTCGGCGTGGTCCCCGAGGGCGACGCGGCCGCCGGAGCCGCCGCGGACGCCGGCGCGACTGCGGTGACGGCACCGCCCTTCGAGGGACCGACCGAAGAGGCGGTCGCGACCGCGCGCGACCTCGCCGCCGACGCGGAGGCGACGCTCGCGGTCGGCTCCGAGGGAGCCGCCGACGGCCCCGGCCCGAACGGCGACGCGGAGGCGACGCTCGCGGTCGGCCCGAACGCGGAGGTGGCCGCGGCCGCGAACCGACTCGTCCGCGTTCCCGCCGACGTCGACGACGCGGCCCTGCTCGACGCGGTCGCGGCCGCGTTCGAGGAGTGA